A portion of the Pseudoxanthomonas sp. JBR18 genome contains these proteins:
- a CDS encoding hybrid sensor histidine kinase/response regulator, which produces MGKTQRATSTERRTVWQGGLLVLCAGLLVTAGLVRREHLHGQQELQAAVRADTALYASQISGAIHRYHAGLRGLRGAVLASEYGEKHADLNVYSSAQDLELDFPGAVGLGFVRRVPPSQLEAYLAHMRREGLTDMKLRQFAPHEGDLYIIESLQPIARNQAVIGLDLASETSRREAADAAARSGEPRLTAPITLVQQPDHARQGVLLLLPVRAPTGAARADGPQGVIGWAYLPLLLDEVLLQLEPERWNLSVQIADVTDAHDQTPFYAWAPPQTPALSHTVVDRQVDGRHWRMTFGVLPTFPGADPTATLVRLVVAGVGASVALALMTSMLLLRRLRRARTRRQQELLEAVVHGSADGIIGKRLDGVVMSWNRAAETLFGYTAEAAIGHRLLDLIVPEALAHEEEAVLKRIGRGEVIPNFETVRRRADGTQVDVLVSVSPIYDADGRVVGASKTVRDISEQRRAREQILQLNARLEEQVAARTAELTASNALLQGVLHAASEVAVVATDTAGTIVLFNSGAERMLGYRADELVGKHTPHVFHVQAEIDARSEELERTYGVTLKGFDVLVEVALRTGVQTREWTYLDKSGHGRPVNLSVSTIRDADGVLTGYLGVAFDMSEQKAAERKLSYANQQLSMATDAAQLGIWDHDLDSGALDYNARMAEIYGWPLPTPGYTITFEDWRRSVHPDDLPWVEDLLRRSLTDGSEYAPVFRIIQGDGAIRHIQAAAYAERDAHGAVVRLVGINRDITGQLELEQALRDAKAAADHANQAKSEFLANMSHEIRTPMNAVLGMLQLLGRSRLAPSQSEYVRKAQLAGGMLLQLLNDLLDYSKIEAGKLQLDPHPFSLDTLLQELGVVLSSSLGDSDVEIVYQASPEVPLELVGDSLRLRQVLINLAGNAIKFTHSGSVCIRLAPAPVDHAMAEGTAWLRVEVEDTGIGISPEQLVRLFKVFTQAEASISRRYGGTGLGLVICQRLVQLMGGTLQVASRPGLGSRFWFDIPMQLQPGARRLGTALACCPGGGLHVVGGSHALCGLAEALAQASGLDMRHSAVDAIEPARIAADCRSVVMEWHPERAAQVRDLARALRARAAPPRLVVVSSHARALQRAQLDDAAWPFDATLAKPVTALQLGAALCATSTSPALPPISDDLPLAGVHVLVVEDNAINREVAAELLVAAGATVELAEGGRDGVARVLGKGGPLDAVLMDMQMPDLDGLESTREIRRDPRMAQLPILAMTANVSTDDMAACTAAGMNGHVPKPIESARLVASLLALLPARAERGAQVAATAPAQAEADVDPEADAMVEPIARVLDRLGGNAALLQRVLKQFDDQARLQLDAGEQALSHGDLAEAAGRMHTLRGMAANLGAVALALACGELEDGCKRGLAPPAQAVLALRGLTGRSIEALQHALATRVQVQVSAASTPAPSLPTLENVSDQLEALAVLVGESNLAALELLTDMPAAID; this is translated from the coding sequence GCTGGTGCTGTGTGCCGGGCTGCTGGTGACGGCCGGGCTGGTCCGGCGCGAGCATCTTCACGGCCAGCAGGAGTTGCAAGCCGCCGTGCGCGCCGACACCGCGCTGTACGCCAGCCAGATCAGCGGTGCGATCCATCGCTACCACGCCGGCCTGCGCGGCCTGCGCGGTGCGGTGCTGGCTTCAGAGTACGGTGAGAAGCACGCCGACCTGAATGTCTACAGCAGCGCGCAGGACCTGGAGCTGGACTTCCCCGGTGCGGTGGGGCTGGGATTTGTCCGACGCGTGCCGCCGTCGCAGCTGGAGGCGTATCTGGCCCACATGCGGCGCGAAGGCCTGACCGACATGAAGCTACGGCAGTTCGCCCCGCACGAGGGCGACCTGTACATCATCGAATCGCTGCAGCCCATCGCGCGCAACCAGGCGGTGATCGGCCTGGACCTGGCTTCGGAGACCAGCCGACGCGAGGCGGCCGACGCCGCCGCGCGCAGCGGCGAGCCGCGCCTGACCGCGCCCATCACCCTGGTCCAGCAGCCCGACCATGCGCGGCAGGGCGTGCTGCTGCTGTTGCCGGTCCGTGCGCCGACAGGCGCGGCGCGCGCCGACGGTCCACAGGGCGTGATCGGCTGGGCCTATCTGCCACTGCTGCTGGACGAGGTGCTGCTGCAGCTGGAGCCGGAGCGCTGGAACCTGTCGGTGCAGATCGCCGACGTGACCGATGCGCACGACCAGACCCCGTTCTACGCGTGGGCGCCGCCACAGACGCCTGCCCTGTCCCACACGGTGGTGGACCGCCAGGTCGATGGTCGTCATTGGCGCATGACCTTCGGGGTGTTGCCCACCTTTCCGGGCGCCGATCCCACGGCGACGTTGGTGCGCCTCGTCGTGGCCGGTGTGGGGGCCAGCGTGGCGCTGGCGCTGATGACCAGCATGCTGCTGCTGCGTCGTCTGCGCCGGGCGCGCACGCGGCGTCAGCAGGAGCTGCTGGAGGCAGTGGTCCATGGGTCGGCCGACGGCATCATCGGCAAGCGCCTGGACGGGGTGGTGATGAGCTGGAACCGCGCCGCCGAGACGCTGTTCGGCTATACCGCCGAAGCGGCGATCGGGCATCGCCTGCTCGATCTGATCGTGCCCGAAGCGCTGGCCCACGAGGAAGAGGCGGTGCTCAAGCGCATCGGACGTGGCGAGGTGATTCCGAACTTCGAGACGGTACGCCGCCGCGCGGACGGGACGCAGGTGGACGTGCTGGTCAGCGTCTCGCCGATCTACGACGCGGACGGGCGCGTGGTGGGGGCCTCCAAGACCGTGCGCGACATCTCCGAACAACGCCGGGCGCGCGAGCAGATCCTGCAGCTCAATGCGCGCCTGGAAGAGCAGGTGGCCGCCCGGACCGCCGAACTCACCGCGTCGAACGCGCTGCTGCAGGGCGTGCTGCATGCGGCGTCGGAAGTGGCGGTCGTGGCGACCGATACCGCCGGCACCATCGTGCTGTTCAACTCCGGCGCCGAACGCATGCTGGGCTATCGGGCCGATGAGCTGGTTGGCAAGCACACCCCCCACGTGTTCCACGTGCAGGCCGAGATCGATGCCCGCAGCGAGGAACTCGAGCGGACGTACGGCGTCACGCTGAAGGGCTTCGATGTCCTGGTGGAGGTGGCCCTGCGTACCGGTGTCCAGACCCGCGAGTGGACCTATCTGGACAAATCCGGGCACGGTCGCCCGGTCAATCTGTCGGTCAGTACGATCCGCGACGCCGATGGCGTGCTGACCGGCTATCTGGGCGTGGCTTTCGACATGAGCGAGCAGAAGGCGGCCGAGCGCAAGCTGTCCTACGCCAACCAGCAGCTGTCCATGGCCACCGACGCAGCCCAGCTGGGGATCTGGGACCACGACCTGGACAGCGGCGCACTGGACTACAACGCACGCATGGCCGAGATCTACGGCTGGCCGTTGCCAACGCCGGGGTACACGATCACCTTCGAGGACTGGCGGCGCAGTGTCCATCCCGACGACCTGCCCTGGGTGGAGGACTTGCTGCGTCGCTCGTTGACCGATGGCAGCGAATACGCGCCGGTGTTCCGCATCATCCAGGGCGACGGCGCCATCCGCCACATCCAGGCCGCCGCCTATGCCGAGCGCGATGCCCATGGTGCGGTGGTGCGCCTGGTGGGCATCAACCGCGACATCACCGGACAGCTGGAACTGGAGCAGGCGCTGCGCGATGCCAAGGCCGCGGCCGACCATGCCAATCAGGCCAAGTCCGAGTTCCTGGCCAACATGAGCCATGAAATCCGCACCCCCATGAATGCGGTGCTGGGCATGCTGCAACTGCTGGGCCGCAGCCGCCTGGCGCCCTCGCAATCCGAGTACGTGCGCAAGGCACAGCTGGCCGGCGGCATGTTGCTGCAGTTGCTCAACGACCTGCTGGACTACTCCAAGATCGAAGCGGGCAAGCTCCAGCTGGACCCGCATCCGTTCTCGCTGGACACGCTGCTGCAGGAGTTGGGCGTGGTGCTGTCCTCCAGCCTGGGGGACTCGGACGTGGAGATCGTCTATCAGGCATCGCCCGAGGTTCCGCTGGAACTGGTCGGCGACAGCCTGCGGTTGCGCCAGGTGCTGATCAACCTGGCCGGCAATGCGATCAAGTTCACCCACTCGGGCAGCGTGTGCATCCGCCTGGCGCCTGCGCCAGTGGACCATGCGATGGCCGAGGGCACCGCCTGGCTGCGGGTGGAGGTGGAGGACACCGGCATCGGGATCTCACCCGAGCAGTTGGTGCGGTTGTTCAAGGTGTTCACCCAGGCCGAGGCGTCGATCAGCCGGCGCTACGGTGGCACCGGGCTGGGGCTGGTGATCTGCCAGCGCCTGGTGCAACTGATGGGCGGCACGCTGCAGGTGGCCAGTCGGCCGGGCCTGGGCAGCCGGTTCTGGTTCGACATCCCCATGCAGCTGCAGCCCGGCGCGCGGCGCCTGGGCACGGCGCTGGCGTGCTGCCCGGGCGGGGGACTGCACGTGGTGGGCGGCAGTCACGCGCTCTGCGGCTTGGCAGAGGCGCTGGCCCAGGCCAGTGGCCTGGACATGCGGCATTCGGCGGTCGATGCGATCGAGCCCGCCAGGATCGCGGCGGATTGCCGGAGCGTGGTGATGGAGTGGCATCCCGAGCGCGCCGCGCAGGTGCGGGACCTGGCAAGAGCCCTGCGCGCCCGTGCTGCCCCACCGCGGCTGGTGGTGGTGTCCAGCCATGCCAGGGCCCTGCAACGCGCACAGCTGGACGATGCGGCATGGCCCTTCGACGCGACCCTGGCCAAACCGGTCACCGCCCTGCAACTGGGCGCTGCCCTGTGCGCCACGTCGACCTCGCCCGCGCTGCCGCCGATCAGCGACGACCTGCCCCTGGCCGGCGTCCACGTGCTGGTGGTCGAAGACAATGCGATCAACCGCGAGGTGGCCGCCGAGCTGCTGGTCGCCGCCGGCGCCACCGTGGAGCTGGCCGAGGGCGGACGTGACGGCGTGGCCCGTGTGTTGGGCAAAGGCGGACCGCTGGACGCGGTGTTGATGGATATGCAGATGCCCGACCTGGATGGGCTGGAATCCACGCGCGAGATCCGTCGTGATCCGCGCATGGCCCAGCTGCCGATCCTGGCGATGACCGCCAATGTCTCCACCGATGACATGGCCGCCTGCACCGCCGCGGGCATGAACGGCCATGTCCCCAAGCCGATCGAGTCCGCGCGCCTGGTCGCCAGCCTGCTGGCACTGTTGCCCGCCCGGGCCGAGCGCGGCGCGCAGGTGGCGGCAACCGCCCCGGCGCAGGCCGAGGCCGATGTGGATCCCGAGGCGGATGCCATGGTCGAGCCGATCGCGCGGGTTTTGGATCGCCTGGGAGGCAATGCGGCCCTGCTCCAGCGCGTGCTGAAGCAGTTCGATGACCAGGCGCGGCTGCAGCTGGACGCGGGCGAGCAGGCGCTGTCCCACGGCGACCTGGCCGAGGCGGCCGGGCGCATGCATACCTTGCGCGGCATGGCCGCCAACCTGGGCGCCGTGGCCCTGGCGCTGGCCTGCGGTGAATTGGAAGACGGGTGCAAGCGGGGCCTGGCGCCACCGGCGCAGGCAGTCCTGGCGCTGCGTGGGCTGACGGGCCGTTCGATCGAGGCGCTCCAGCACGCCCTGGCGACACGGGTGCAGGTGCAGGTCAGCGCCGCGTCCACACCCGCACCTTCCTTGCCGACCCTGGAGAACGTGAGCGATCAACTGGAGGCGCTGGCCGTGCTGGTGGGGGAGTCCAACCTGGCCGCGCTGGAGCTGCTGACCGACATGCCGGCGGCCATCGATTGA
- a CDS encoding diguanylate cyclase, with protein sequence MNQQPTWGWPTDRLPRVLVVDDQAINIRVAFEALRGDHEVFMATSGEQGLQVFRDARPDLVLLDVVMPGMDGHEVCSQIKAGPDGADVPVIFITGHDSDQAQVQGLGHGAVDFIAKPFHPEVLRARVRNHLLLKFQTDYLRSAALYDGLTGLANRRHFEEVFAGRWRAAERNAQPCAVLMIDVDHFKQYNDCYGHQAGDECLRQVAGAIGKALMRPMDLAARYGGEEFVCLLPETSLPNAGPVAERLLCNVRELAVPHAASGAAPVVTVSVGIATSLGGSGRAPQDLLADADAQLYRAKAAGRNRACAASA encoded by the coding sequence ATGAACCAACAACCAACTTGGGGATGGCCCACGGACCGACTGCCGCGGGTGCTGGTGGTGGACGACCAGGCCATCAACATCCGCGTGGCCTTCGAGGCCCTGCGCGGGGACCACGAAGTGTTCATGGCCACTTCCGGCGAACAGGGCCTGCAAGTTTTCCGCGATGCCCGTCCGGACCTGGTGCTGCTGGACGTGGTGATGCCGGGCATGGACGGGCACGAGGTCTGCAGCCAGATCAAGGCCGGCCCCGATGGCGCGGACGTGCCGGTGATCTTCATCACCGGGCATGACAGTGACCAGGCGCAGGTGCAGGGGCTGGGCCATGGCGCGGTGGATTTCATCGCCAAGCCATTCCACCCCGAGGTCTTGCGCGCTCGCGTGCGCAACCACCTCCTGCTGAAGTTCCAGACCGACTACCTGCGCTCGGCCGCGCTGTACGACGGCTTGACCGGCCTGGCCAACCGGCGCCATTTCGAGGAGGTCTTCGCAGGCCGGTGGCGCGCGGCCGAGCGCAACGCGCAGCCCTGCGCGGTGCTGATGATCGATGTGGACCATTTCAAGCAATACAACGACTGCTACGGCCACCAGGCTGGCGACGAGTGCCTGCGCCAGGTGGCCGGGGCAATCGGCAAGGCGCTGATGCGCCCGATGGATCTGGCCGCGCGCTATGGCGGCGAGGAATTCGTCTGCCTGCTGCCCGAGACCTCGCTGCCCAACGCCGGTCCGGTGGCCGAGCGCCTGCTGTGCAACGTGCGCGAGTTGGCCGTGCCGCATGCCGCTTCCGGCGCCGCGCCGGTGGTGACGGTCAGCGTGGGCATCGCGACCAGCCTGGGCGGCTCGGGACGGGCCCCGCAGGATCTGCTGGCCG